In Acetivibrio cellulolyticus CD2, the sequence AACGAAAATATTGTTGCAATTTCATCGGATTTTCTTTCTGCATTTGCTAAACTTCCAAGACCAATACAAGGTAAGGTAACAGAGTTTATAAACAAGTTTAGGAACAATCCTTGTTCAAATGGCATTAACTATGAAAAGATCCATAATGCAGTAGATAAGAAAATGTGGTCAGTTAGAATTGATGATACATATAGATGTATTGTAGTGAGGCAGGAAGAAAGCGGAGTATATCTGCTTTTGTGGATTGACCATCATGATGAAGCTTATGATTGGGCAAGTCGAAAGAAATGTGAAATTAATAAACTAACCGGAAGTATACAGGTGTTTGATATAAAACAAGATGTATTGGAAAATGTTCCTGATTATCCAGGCATCTTCAAAGAATTGACGGATGAGCAGCTTATTGAGCTAAGTTTGCCATCGGAACAGGTTTTATTGGTTCGATCATTTGTTTCAAATGATGAGTTTTATAATGCGAAAAGAAGTATTCCTTCAGATGCTTATGAAGCACTCGAATGGATTGTAAACGGTATTCCTTATGAAGAAGTAAGAGAGTTATATGTAAAAGATGCTCCGGCAGAGATCACGGAAGACTTTGCTACAGCTCTTCAAAGTGAGAGTAATCAGAATTCTTTTGTAATTGTTGAAGGTGAGGAAGAACTACGTAAGATTATGGCAGAACCGCTTGAAAAATGGAGGATATTTTTACATCCCACACAGCGGAAAATTGTAACCAAGAAATACTCAGGACCCGCTCAGGTACTTGGAGGAGCAGGTACCGGTAAAACCGTTGTTGCAATGCATAGGGCAAAAACTTTAGCTTCAAAGCTCATTGAAAAAGAAAAGATATTATTTACAACGTATACTGCAAACCTTGCCGGAGATATCAAAGATAATTTGAGAAAGATTTGTACTGTTGAGGAGCAAAGGCGTATTGAGGTAATCAATCTTGACCAGTGGGTAGCACAATTTTTGAGAGAACATGGTTATACATACACCATTTCCTATGATGAAGTAATAAATGAGTTGTGGAATGAGGCTATTGCTTTGTCTGGAGAAGATGTTGAGTTCCCTGTTGGATTTTTTGATGAGGAATGGTCGAAGGTTGTAGCCCCACAAGAAGCGTTTACACTTGAACAATATATTAAGGCTTCCAGAACTGGAAGAGGCACGCGTCTGGACAGAAAAAAGAGAATACAGATATGGCAGGTTTTTGAAGAATATATAAGTCTTATGAAGGAACGGCAGGTTAGAGATGTTAATACTGCAATGTATGAGTGCAGAATGATTCTTGAAAAGAACCATGAAGGAGTTAAATACAAATCAATCATTGTTGATGAGGGCCAAGACCTTAGTATGAATGCATATAAGTTGCTTCGTTCAATTGCCGGTGAAGAACACGAAAATGACATATTTATTGTTGGTGATTCTCATCAGAGAATTTATAAGAACAGGGCTGTTTTATCAAAGGCAGGTATAAATGTCCGTGGTAGAAGCAGTTATTTGAAAATAAACTATCGAACCACAGAAGAAATAAGAAAATATGCTTTTGCCTTTCTTAAGGGAGTTTCATTCGATGATTTAGATGAAGGTTATGATGATGGAAAGCAGTGTCAGTCACTAACACATGGAACAAAACCTGAAGTGGTTAATTTTAATAGTGCTGCAGAGGAATTTGGATATATCCTTGAGAGGGTTAAAAACTTATCTGAACAGGGAATAGAGCTTAAAGACATATGTATAGTTGGCAGAACGCATAAACTCATTGATGATTATATATCACAGTTTACCGCAGCAGGAATCAAGACTTATGAAATTAAGCGAAGTAAACTTGATGACAGAACTTTTGATGGTATACGTGTAGCGACAATGCATCGTGTTAAAGGTCTGGAATTCCAATATGTTTTCGTTGCAGGTGTCAATCAAAGAGTGTTGCCATTAGCTACAGCAATTAATCATACGGATGCAGTTTCAGAGGATGAGAGTTATGCTTCAGAAAAATGTCTTTTGTATGTTGCACTTACACGTGCACAGAAGGCTGCGTTTATAACTAGTTACGGTACGCCATCGGAGCTCTTGGTGGAGTGAGTTTTTTCGGATTATGAGGAGGTTAAAACATGAGCAATTTATTTTATGTAAGAAATTCTGCATTTGATGAGTCTGTTCGGTTATCAATACCTATTAAGATGAGAAACGGTAAAATGAATTATTTATATGGAGCTAGAATGCCTGAAATTAGAGATGGCTCAATATGCCAGTTGATAATTAGTGTAGAGGATATTGAAGATGAAGCATTAAAAAATATACATTTGATAGAAGAGGAACACATATTAGTTAAAAAAGACTTGGAAGTTTTTGTTGAGATTAACTTTAATAGAGTCCAGAAGGAAGATAGGGAGTCAATCGAAAAAATCCAGTATGGTGTAGAAACCCGCTATGGTGTTAAAATCATATTGGATGAGGATTTGAAAATATTGGTAAAGGGAGATAAAAACCCTGTTTTGCTTCCATGTAAATGTAGAATTCCGAAATTAGATTATTATGAAGCTGATAGCATAAATCAAGCACAAACTTATATAATTCAAAAATTACAGGAAAAGAGAAAGTCATTTACAGCAAATGCATTTCAAAAGACTTATGTTAAACGTGAGAAAGGATATGTTTTGCTGGATGATATTCGAAATGAGATGCTTGCAAGTATTGAGTCCCGTCTGATTATTAATACAGATGAGTTTATTCTTAATGAGAAGATATCAGAATCTATTCTTGCAGAGTCCATGAAAGATGAGATACAAAGAAAAATATTGTCCTTTATGATGATTAATAAGAATAGAATTACTGGTTATAAAATTAAAGAACTATCTGATAATAAAATTGGTGGGGTTATTGAGTTATTTGATAAAGGTGTGTTGATTTCAACTGAGCAGGTGCTGGCTTAAATTATAGATAGAATATAAATGGGGGCAAGCATATGAGATACTTGTTAAATGAAGATGAGGTTAAAAAGACAGTAGATTTACTCCTAAACAAATTTGAATTATCTACTAGGTTTTTAAATGATCTGTATGGTCGCAATTTAAAGGATGCAACAAGTGCAGTTTTATCGGAATTAGACTTCAGCGAATTGGATAGGAAAGAACTATGCCGTTTGATTGTAATGAGAGAAGGAGTTAACCTGTTGTCTGGAAGTTCAGATGAGAAACGGCAATTAAGAAAAAAGATATTGGACAAAATTCCAGATAAAAAAATAATTGAACTTTATTCAAAACATCCTGACAATAATAAAGTTATCACATCACCATCATATATGCGTACACCGTTGGCTGAAAAGAAGTGGCATTCAGGTAAACGCTGGGCTAAAGATTTTGTTTGTTATTCAGGATTACCTGAAATTCTGGCAGGATTAAGTTTTGATAGGGAAACCGGCAAAAAGACAATTGAAGTAATAGAACCGAAGAAAAAAGTTCCGGAATTAGTTGAATATCAAGTTGATATTAAAGAGAAACTTTTAAGGATATTAAAAAATGAAAGTGTTAAAACAAGATGTATGATTTCTCTACCTACAGGTGGTGGCAAAACCAGAGTTGCTGTTGAAGCTTTTTTGGATTGGATGCAGGCTAGCTTTGAAGAAAAGAAATATTTGTTATGGATAGCTCAAAGCGAAGAGTTATGTGAGCAGTGCATAAGCTGTATAGAGGCTATGTGGACAAGCAGAGAGTTTATTTTACCGTTAAGGGTTTATAGATATTTTTCAAAATATGACTTCGATGATGAAGATATTTTGCAGGGCGGAGTAGTAGTTGCAAGCATAAATAAAATTTATCATAGAATTAATGCAAAAGATCCTATTATTTCAAATATTCTTTCTAATACCGGTGCCATGATTATTGATGAAGCACACAGAGCTTCAACAACAATGTATGATTTGTTATTCAAGGAAGCTAAATATCTGACACAAAACAAACTATTCCCTATCTGCGGATTATCTGCTACACCAGGTAGAAATACAATAATTAATGAAGCTGAAGTTGGTAAGCTTGTTGAAAGATTTCAGATGAATCTTATACCCCCAATGTTCAGTGAGGATGAAAAATATAAGAATAATCCTTTGGAATATTTCAAGGAGCATAAATATTTGTCAAAAGTAAATCACACGGTTTACCAATCCAATATAGAGTACCCACTTACAGAAGAAGAATTGAAAGAACTAGAAGAAAAAGGAGAATACGCTCCATCACTTCTCAAAACTATAGCTGAAGATACAAAAAGAAATATACTTATACTCAAAAGACTTCTCAGAATAAAAAGAGGAGAACCTACGCTTGTTTATGCCTGTACAGTAAAACATGCTGTGTTTCTTTCTACAATGATGAATTCCTTTGGCAGAAAAGCAGCAAGTATTGAATCAGATACCAATAAGATGGAAAGAAGATTGATTATAAATGATTTTACAGAAGGTAAAATTGATTTCCTATTTAACTTTGGAGTTCTAACAACAGGCTTTGATGCACCTAAAACTCGAAATATAGTTATTTGCAGGCCAATAAACAGCAACATTCTTTATGAACAGATTGTTGGGAGAGGAATACGTGGTACAAGATTTGGGGGAACCGAAGAATGTGATGTTATAGATTTCTCTGATAACATTCATAATTTAGGAGAGCAAAAAGCGTTTATGCGGTTTAAACATTATTGGGATAGAGAAGAGAACGAATAATAATAAATTTATAAATAAAATTAAGAAGTGGTGTTAACACGGATCATGTAGTATTAATCAGCATGAATTCTAAAATTATACAAAGTGTGGAGGTAAATATGAATTTAATTCGTAGTTTTAGTAAGTTTCATAATATAGGGCAAGGGCTGTTTTATTCAGGTTATTTTAGTATTTATCAAAATGAAAATAGTAGGGTAGATTATGTTATTGATTGTGGTTCAGAAGATATGAAATACCTTAATAACGCATTAACGGAATATATAGATGATTTGTGCAGGCATAAAAAGGGAATGTTAGATGTATTGATCCTGTCACATTTGCATGAAGATCATATTTCTGGTTTAGAAAAGTTATGTAGGGCTTTCAGAATAAAAAGAGTTATCCTTCCATATTTAGATCCAATAGAAAGACTAGTTTTATATCTTGAAAACAAGTCCAAATTGGAATGGTATGCAGATTTTATTATTAATCCAACGGCATTTTTTAGAAAGTATCATGTAGATGAAATCGTATACATAGATGAAAATGATGATAGGTTAGAAAAGAACACGAATGTAAATAACCGGCCAGATCCACAATTTGAGTTTTTCATAAACAGAGATGGCTTAAATATATCTATTGGTAAGATGCAAAGAGATTTTGCTTTAGAAGATAATGTAAAAAAGATAGATCCTGAGATTTTAAATATTACTGGGGGTGATAAAAGAAGTCTACAGGTCTCATTATTAAAGGAATACTCTTTAATTATTTATGGGGTTATTGAATTTGATTTCTTTGTTAAGAAACTTAAAACAGATGTGTTTAAAAAATTTAAGAGAAATGTGTCTAAAATAATTGGTGTAAAGCCTCTAATAGACGCAATTAATAATGAATCTAAAAGGATTCAGATCATCAATGAATACAATAAATTACCGGGTAACTTTAATAATACTTCACTGTGTAATTCAATTGTGTCATATGGCAATCATAGAATATATAATTACAAGTGTAATGCTCCTATAGAGTGTTTTGATGAGAGATGTATTTTGGCTTGCCATTGTTGTAAAAGAATAGATCGATTTGGATATATTTTTACAGGAGATATTTGTCTTGCTCCAGCCAAATCTGGAAGCCAGTCAGGGTTATGCAAAGATTTTATTTCACACTATAAAAGCAAAGCAGAAAAAATAAATGTCTTTGTTGTGCCGCACCATGGTTCTACAAATAACTGGGATGCAAAATTAATGGAAGTATTTAATGCTGAACAGTGGGTTGTATCAGCAGCGATAAAAAATAAATATAATCATCCAGATTTATTAGTATTAAAAGATTTATGTATTGAAAACAGACTAAAATGGGTTAATGAGAAAACTACTACGGAATATAAGTATTTGTTGGAATATTAATACAATCTTTATTGCGGTTAGATAGAGACGTATGGGCTTTTGCTTTCTTTTCCAACAAACTCTTGTACTTTACCTTTTCACTCAACACTTTACTGCAGATTTAAGTATGGTATTCTGTATGGAATAGTGTGGAAAGTAGGATACAAACAATAAAGAATACCAGCATATATTACCGGAAGATTTAAAAGACATTCGTCAGGTGAAACAAATATAGGAAAAGCCGTAGCTGAGATAGAAAATGGGTAGGATGAAAAGCTTTTGATAAATGTTGTTAAGTCTCTGGAACTTTATGCACCAATAAATTTGACTTGCGTTGACAGAGTTTGCTATAATCAAATTATAAGGGTTAAAATATAATCAAAACATAAATGTATTTATAGTAGGTAAATAATATATCTAACAATTTAGCAATAAGCTTATATATTGCTTGGTAAAGGGTGAAGATCATGAGTAATAAGGATTTTAACGAATATTTAAAGAACATTGCCCAATATACTAAAAAGGTATCAAATGAAAAGGTATCTCCCGAAAAGTCTCTAGAGTCTTTGGTTAAAGCCGGTATATGTGATAGGGATAAAAAACTTAGTAAAGAATATAGGAAGGTTTGATTTATGTATTCAAAACTTCCAAGTTTGATTATTGGATTTCATGGCTGTGATAAATCAATATATAATCAGGTTATAAAAGAAAATCTGCGGCTAAATCCAAGTGAAAATGATTATGATTGGTTGGGTAATGGAATTTACTTCTGGGAAAACAATTTGGTAAGGGCATATGAATTTGCTTTAGAGAAAAAAGAGCGTGGTCAAATAGAAGAAGTAGCCGTTATAGGAGCCGTTCTTGATTTGGGTTATTGTCTTGACTTTGTTAATTCTGAATATATAAAATTGTTAAAAGAAGGGTATGAGTTACTGGAGGCAGATTGCTTAAATGCAGCAATTGACTTACCTGATAACAAATATATGAGTAATGGAGTATCTCTATTAAGAAATTTGGACTGTGCAGTAATTCAAAGAATTCATCAATGGAATGAAGATAATAACTATAAAAGTTTTGATTCAGTAAGAGGAGTTTTCTTTGAAGGGAAAGAGATATTTCCTAATTCCGGGTTTAGAGAAAAAAATCATATACAAATATGTGTCAGGAATATAAATTGCATAAAAGGATATTTTTCTCCCTTGGAAGCAGATTCAAATTATGAAATTCCATAAAATTTTTTGAGCATGGTTAGATTAATTTATATTGATGACTGTATTCATGGATAATCTTGAATTGTTGGGTTAAAATACAAATGGGTACGGGATCTCCCGTACCCATTTAATCATGCCTATCTATCAAACAATGTTGTACTAAGGTATTTTTCTCCACGGTCGGCTAGCAGCACAACCATAAAGCCCTCTTCAATTTCCTTGATGCATTCTAATGCAGCCAGCATGGCAGCACCACTGCTCATACCAACAAAAATACCTTCATTGAGCACAATTTCTCTACACATTGCAAAAGCTGCTTCGGATTCTATCATAACCCTGCGGTCAATCTTTTCAGGATCGTAAATTTCGGGAACTATTGCTTCCTTCATATTTTTCAGACCTTGTATGTAATGTCCTTGAACAGGGTGAGCTTCAATTATCTGTATATTGGGGTTTTTGTTTTTAAGTCCCATTCCAACACCCATTATTGTTCCTGAAGTTCCTAGTGCAGAAACGAAATGTGTAACTTTACCCTGCGAGTCTTCCCAGATTTCATTTGCAGTAGTGCAGTAATGTGCAAACTTATTATATTCATTGGAAAACTGGTTCGGCATAAAATATTTGTCAGGGTATTTGGTAACGAGCTCATGAGCCTTTCTTATGGCACCATCTGTTCCTTGTGAAGCATCAGTTAGTGTAATCTTTCCTCCAAAGGCTTCGATCATTTTGCGACGTTCTACAGAAACAGCTTCACTCATAACTATTTCTACAGCATATCCCTTAACAGCCCCAATCATCGCCAACCCGATTCCTGTATTTCCAGATGTAGGCTCAATAATTGTTTTGCCTGGCACCAAAGTACCACATTCCTCAGCTTGTTCAATCATTTTTAATGCAATACGGTCTTTTATGCTTCCTGTGGGATTAAAGCCCTCAAGCTTTGCATATAGCTGGACGCGAGGATTGGGGTTTAACTTGTTTATCCTTACTAATGGAGTATTGCCAATTGTATCAAGAATATTATTGTACATATGCATCGTCCTTCCAATTTTCTAAACAATACTATACCACTCATTCACATGGACTACAAGAAGATATCATTCTATATAGTAATAAAAAACTTATAAATGTGTGATAAAATTTCAAAAAATAGACGTCGTAAAAGTATTTTTATCATCGCAATAAATAATCTACCAACAACTCTTATAAACTTTATGTTTTCTGCCATTACAAATGTAATATGTTTTTAAAAAAAGAAGTGACAAAAGTTGTGACAAAAATGACAAAAGTCATGACAAAATGCTGCTCGAATTTGTTTTATAATTTATATGAAATAATAAATTAACATAATTTTAGGCATTTGCAAAATGACTTAAAAAATCAGATGTAAAAAGTTAGAAGAGATGTAAAATGGACTTTGATAACTTAAGAGGGATATATGTTAGTGATTTGACTGAAAAACCAGAACCTTGTTGATGAAATTGCAGCACAAATAAGCTTATGTATAAGACATAAGTTTCAAGAGTAAGTTAGTAAATCAAGCGATTAAAGGTTTTAAACTACGTATATACTTGTGCTCATGAATTTTATCTGCAAGTATTACAGTAATTAGTTGTGTGATACCTGCGAGATATAAATCTGCTTTAATAGTTAGGTTGTCTCTTGTTTTAAGATTACCAC encodes:
- a CDS encoding 3'-5' exonuclease, with product MNENIVAISSDFLSAFAKLPRPIQGKVTEFINKFRNNPCSNGINYEKIHNAVDKKMWSVRIDDTYRCIVVRQEESGVYLLLWIDHHDEAYDWASRKKCEINKLTGSIQVFDIKQDVLENVPDYPGIFKELTDEQLIELSLPSEQVLLVRSFVSNDEFYNAKRSIPSDAYEALEWIVNGIPYEEVRELYVKDAPAEITEDFATALQSESNQNSFVIVEGEEELRKIMAEPLEKWRIFLHPTQRKIVTKKYSGPAQVLGGAGTGKTVVAMHRAKTLASKLIEKEKILFTTYTANLAGDIKDNLRKICTVEEQRRIEVINLDQWVAQFLREHGYTYTISYDEVINELWNEAIALSGEDVEFPVGFFDEEWSKVVAPQEAFTLEQYIKASRTGRGTRLDRKKRIQIWQVFEEYISLMKERQVRDVNTAMYECRMILEKNHEGVKYKSIIVDEGQDLSMNAYKLLRSIAGEEHENDIFIVGDSHQRIYKNRAVLSKAGINVRGRSSYLKINYRTTEEIRKYAFAFLKGVSFDDLDEGYDDGKQCQSLTHGTKPEVVNFNSAAEEFGYILERVKNLSEQGIELKDICIVGRTHKLIDDYISQFTAAGIKTYEIKRSKLDDRTFDGIRVATMHRVKGLEFQYVFVAGVNQRVLPLATAINHTDAVSEDESYASEKCLLYVALTRAQKAAFITSYGTPSELLVE
- a CDS encoding DEAD/DEAH box helicase; this encodes MRYLLNEDEVKKTVDLLLNKFELSTRFLNDLYGRNLKDATSAVLSELDFSELDRKELCRLIVMREGVNLLSGSSDEKRQLRKKILDKIPDKKIIELYSKHPDNNKVITSPSYMRTPLAEKKWHSGKRWAKDFVCYSGLPEILAGLSFDRETGKKTIEVIEPKKKVPELVEYQVDIKEKLLRILKNESVKTRCMISLPTGGGKTRVAVEAFLDWMQASFEEKKYLLWIAQSEELCEQCISCIEAMWTSREFILPLRVYRYFSKYDFDDEDILQGGVVVASINKIYHRINAKDPIISNILSNTGAMIIDEAHRASTTMYDLLFKEAKYLTQNKLFPICGLSATPGRNTIINEAEVGKLVERFQMNLIPPMFSEDEKYKNNPLEYFKEHKYLSKVNHTVYQSNIEYPLTEEELKELEEKGEYAPSLLKTIAEDTKRNILILKRLLRIKRGEPTLVYACTVKHAVFLSTMMNSFGRKAASIESDTNKMERRLIINDFTEGKIDFLFNFGVLTTGFDAPKTRNIVICRPINSNILYEQIVGRGIRGTRFGGTEECDVIDFSDNIHNLGEQKAFMRFKHYWDREENE
- a CDS encoding MBL fold metallo-hydrolase, translating into MNLIRSFSKFHNIGQGLFYSGYFSIYQNENSRVDYVIDCGSEDMKYLNNALTEYIDDLCRHKKGMLDVLILSHLHEDHISGLEKLCRAFRIKRVILPYLDPIERLVLYLENKSKLEWYADFIINPTAFFRKYHVDEIVYIDENDDRLEKNTNVNNRPDPQFEFFINRDGLNISIGKMQRDFALEDNVKKIDPEILNITGGDKRSLQVSLLKEYSLIIYGVIEFDFFVKKLKTDVFKKFKRNVSKIIGVKPLIDAINNESKRIQIINEYNKLPGNFNNTSLCNSIVSYGNHRIYNYKCNAPIECFDERCILACHCCKRIDRFGYIFTGDICLAPAKSGSQSGLCKDFISHYKSKAEKINVFVVPHHGSTNNWDAKLMEVFNAEQWVVSAAIKNKYNHPDLLVLKDLCIENRLKWVNEKTTTEYKYLLEY
- a CDS encoding PLP-dependent cysteine synthase family protein encodes the protein MYNNILDTIGNTPLVRINKLNPNPRVQLYAKLEGFNPTGSIKDRIALKMIEQAEECGTLVPGKTIIEPTSGNTGIGLAMIGAVKGYAVEIVMSEAVSVERRKMIEAFGGKITLTDASQGTDGAIRKAHELVTKYPDKYFMPNQFSNEYNKFAHYCTTANEIWEDSQGKVTHFVSALGTSGTIMGVGMGLKNKNPNIQIIEAHPVQGHYIQGLKNMKEAIVPEIYDPEKIDRRVMIESEAAFAMCREIVLNEGIFVGMSSGAAMLAALECIKEIEEGFMVVLLADRGEKYLSTTLFDR